ggcggattttcatggacgccaagcttaatccgTCAAAGAATGGCTATTTCCTCCTGATCGAGTACGGTGACCCCTATTtcttattaatatttttgctgAGAACGGCGTCTTCGTGGAGTAGTAAAAAATTCAGCAAAAATCTGTGGCGacttttttggcaatttcataaaattgtacggaAGGAGCTTAGTACTCACAAAGACATTCAAATACACTTTTCAAGTATGCACGTAAAATAACCATGGAATGACATCAGGATCAGTGTCATATCATGGATTACATTTACAAAATCGAGATAAATTTGTCTAAACATTGGGGATGCGTGACCATTGTCGAAGTGGCTTAAATAGCCGTATTCGTCAGCGtcgtaccatggaaacgagcccggtgacccccctttttatCATATCCTAAACATGTTACAACAGTGTGcaaagtttcatcggaaatctatgacaagttctatttctaggAAATCACCGAGCAAATCGTGAACTTTAGTCGTAAAATAGGTAGGATCGGAGGCTTCAATCataaaatgggtaaaaatcgTAGAGGTAGATCGGAGAATAGTACCCGTTAAATCTGTGTATACATTTCTACGATTTAGCCATAATTGCCCTGCTCTCAGTCCTACGATTCCATTACATTCGTGAGGGGGGTATAGGATATTTTCGTGAGCCGTGATCGGACCCTTTTATTTCTCGTGAAACGTTAATGATCTTATTAATTAATGTGAAGGGTGAttgaagcgttttttttttgtgaaatgtgAATTTGCTTCTTATGTCCGTGAAAATGAAGATCTTCCCCATTTCCGGACAAAGCTAGTGGCTGCCGTACTGAATCCTTATCAACCGTGACTTCCTGTCAAAGGTCAAAGATCCTGGGGATGAACCTTCCCCCAGGTCTCCCCTGTAGGTTTCGACAGTCCCCAGGGTCTTATGGGAACAGTTTCAATATGGCGGAGGTTTCGGAAGTCTTGGAAGTCACATGTCCAGTGACCATCATACTCAATTTCTATGTTTTGGATAAAGAAACCAAACAGAATGTTTAAGTCCACAAAAAGAAGAACCAGAGGAGGATGAAAATGTTAGTGCCTTGGAATCGAGTCAAGAAGTTGGAGGGAATAACAGAGaactgaattttctttttatggcTCCGAGAACACGATCGGGACGTATCATAAAAAGGTCCTTAGGGCTGTTTTGTGGCCATAAGAGGTAAGTCTAAGGCCTCAGTTATTAAACTGTTCTCACCtccgtgaaatagccaaatgttTGTCCGTTACTCCTAAAAATGTGGTTTTTTAACACGTGGAACGCGAAATGCCCGATTTAGTTTATGTGAAACGTTAtctttacccccccccccctcccccctatacCCCCCTCATTCGTCGGGTGTTACAAATTTGTTATGTGACTATTCCTTTAACGATTTCTAAACGAAAGGAAAATATGGCTCGTATAATACTTCAGATCCCACACAGATGGCTCACTAAAAACTGACTTGTGGAACAACGCTTGAACCTCTGTATATGACAAGCAAGACTGTTAAGTCCGCCAAAGGACAAAAAACAACATGGCCGGCAATCTTTCACTTGGTACCGGACAAGCCCAGAACTGGGTACTAAAGTCACAAGCTAAAACAACTCTACGAACTCGAACGTACACCTAGCGTGATTAAACGACTTTGTTTCTATTTCAGATTCCTGGCCTTTTGGAACACAGCAGCAGGTTGTTAGAGAAAGCGTTCCAAACTTCAAGCTCTACACTTTCGCAATGTCGGCCACTGGCTCTCTGGCTTTGGGTTTCCTTTATAATCCTACAACGTGAAATTAAAATGCATCAAACATATTGAACGGGACTTGTAGAAGGATTTTAAAAGCACAACTGAACTAAAAATAAATCTGTGGCAAGCGATAAAACGCCCCCTTTAACTCGATCCTTGAACCAAGTTGAGCCGTGATCAATTTCTCCTAGATTTCCGACATTAAGTCGATAGTAATTTACTCTCGATCGGTAACCGTCCTAATCCTCGATAACCTGCATGCTTGCTCGAAGCAATATTCATTTCGTTTCGGGTCACTTTCTATACAATTTTATACTCCATAACTCGAACTTAATTGTCAAGACTTCACCGGTTAAATCTTAGTCTAAAACTTTGTCCTGTTTGATTTCAATCTACGTTGCGTTCCAATTAATTTAGCTGCAACACTTCAGTTTCATTTTCACTGAATAGTTCAGTAACGTGTCCACATCACATTGAAACGTACATTCATTTCTAAACTACGTTTTTTCCTCGGCTTAATTCAGTTATTTGTTTCAACTCTCATGAACTagaacttttaaaattttacttttaactgATTTTCAAACGTAAAAATTCAAGTGAGAATACAGGTGTCTACCCCTGACATAAGTCTAAAATCGGTTGAATGCCAGTGGACACCTATGCATACTCTTCTGGTTAGATTTaagtcattaattttgttccttTGTGAAGAAAAGTGGGATGGAAGACGGTGTGCGTGGAAAAATTAAGGAAGTTTTAGCCCTACACTCATAAATATACATGCCGGGGAGTTGCAAAAAAATTCCATCTAAAGTGTCGTGCTTCGGTGGAAAGAGCACAATCGCGATATACGTTAAAGAAAACTTAAAACAACAAAGCACCTACTAAGCTGAAACTGAACTTAAAAATAACACAACTTACATGATAACTTGTTATCACAATGGCATCAATGAGTTGTGCATCCGTCACAGCGTCAATTTCACTCCTCGTCATCGTCACACCTTCTAGATCTAGTTGCTTAAGATCTGATAGAGCACACACCTTCTGGACAATTTCTCGAACTCCACGGCCGAGAGGATTATATCCCACCTGAAGAGTACGCAGGGATGTGACATGCGACCCAATTCCTTGAGCCAAGGCTTTGGCTCCCTCTTCAACTATGTCTGTTCTTTCTAAGTCGAGATGCAGCAGACTAGGCACATTTTTTAATTGCCTAGCTAACTCAATGATCCCTTTTCCAAGATGGTTTTTTGACAGATTAAGAGCCTTCAGCCGCGGTACATGCTTCAGTGACGTAGCAAGTGATGCACACCCTTGGTCATCCATACCGACTTCAGAGAGTGTTAGGTAAGACAGACGAGGTACATGACAAAAACTTGCACCGAGGGATCGTACACTCTCTGTATGCAGTAGGCTTCCTGTTATTTTCAACGCGTGTAAATTGGGAGCTTCTCCAAGGGAGCTGGCGACTGCAAAGGCTGGATCCTGGGCGGACATTTGCAAGTTGAATAGGAACAAACTACTCAAGTTTTCGGTGAAATTTATGTAGGAAACTACATTGTCGTCAGTTTGGACGTGTTCCATCACAACATCACGTGGAAAACAGACAGCTGTCAGTAAGTTGCGGGTGAACGTTAATTGTTCACTTGCCCACGTGGCGAAAACGGCAACTTCACTGACCAACGAAAAACAGTTGTCTCGATTTTGAGTGCTTGCGATAGCAGTGTTTTGTCCGTTGGGCAGTTCTTGCACAGCGTGCTTCATTTGAGAGGCTTCCGATAAAGGTGAAGCTAGGTCCCTCAGCAATTTGAAATAGCGACAAGCGAACGTTCTGCAAACGCGACCAAAATGAAGATAAACCTGGTCACCTGTCCTTCTTACAAAGAAATGCTCCGGCTTCAACTCTGGAACATCGTACATGCGTAGAAAAACCGAAGCTCTGATCCTTAGTCCGGAACAAGTTATTATCAATGCACGCAAATTATCAATTATGGTGACAAAATCAGCGAAGTTAGAATGCTCGAAGAACACTAAGTCTGGCAAAAACGCGGACCGGAGTAAATTCTCAGCAGCAACCTTTTTCATGCTGTTGTTACTTATTGTCACAACACCGCCGACAGCAGCTAAGAACAGAGGGTATACTTCTTGTCTGAAAGATGTCGAGCAGCTAATCAGACACTCCAAATTGACGTCACAGAACATTACTTGGTATGAAGACAACTTGTCTAAAGATGGCGTCTTGTTAAAGTTAAAATTGGTGAGGCATTCTTTCTCCCCGGAAAGCTCTAGAATGCCAAAAACAGCCTTTGCTCCTTCAACAGACCCTTCGCACATAAATTTGAGGACTTCTTTCATCTTCAGTGCTTTGCCAATCGAATCGATGTTTTCCCGGAGAACTGCCACGATATGATCCTCGTGAATCAAATACCATGCGGCCAAAAACTCCTGAATTGATTTGTGAAGAAACAATAAGGTTTTCCCTGGATTTACACTCGAAAGCTTCGCAAAATGACAGAGACCTGAACGGAACATTTTGTCGATAACACTACCGTTTTGAGAGTGTAGTTCATCCTTTATCTTGACATAGACAGAGCCCTTCAAAAGAGcttcaaatgcaaattttccTATTGCATTAATTTCGTTTCTGTAATCATTGAGGATATCTGTACTGTGCAACGGAACATCATCGGGATCTTTCAAGCTCATGTGACAAAGTAAGGTCACCACAAATCTCTCATGTAATGCCAATTTGGTTGTGGGCAATTCTTTGCGGTACCTGTCTTTCCAAATCAAACAAAGCATAAGAAGGAGAAGAGGAATCTCCGCAAGGTCCCATAGTTTTTCTTTGCTCAGGTAACTATTGAActcttcaatttcttttctACTCTCCAGGAATCTCATTGCGAAGTCGTTTACTTGTTTATCGCTCAGAAAACCTCTGATTTCACATTTTAAGTGGCTAAACTTCACTAATTCTTCACCTTCCATCGGTCTCGTTGTTATCACTACGTGACAGTTCCTCAGTTGTTTCCCTTCCCAGATCTCATGAACAACAGACCTTGTTTCTGTACGCGGCTGATACTCATCATAGCCATCCAAAACAAGTAACACTCTTTCTTGGTTTTCGCGAACATAGTCGTATAGACTGTCACATGAAATCGGCCCATCTGTAGCCAAAAGCTCGGATGCTTCAAAGATACCACGCACGGTCTCCTTTCCACAAACATCTCGCAGCTTGATCAAGAGCAAAAGATCAAAGTGTTGCAGAGTCTCCTCTTTTTTGTTTGCCCAGTCTACAGCAACTTTCTGAGAAAAGGTTGATTTTCCAATGCCAGGTTTTCCATAGATAATGATCCTTTTCGGGTTGACGGTACGTCCCTGACCTTTAAACATCTGAGTGTAGTCATCAAGATCTCTTTTAGTTGTACCACTTGGTGCTTTGGCATCCGTCACCAGGGATAAATTGGTGTAAATCTCATCAATATCCACAGTCTCGTCTCGATCCCAAGGCGTTATCCTCACCTGCCTCATACAAGTGTTATAATGCATGCTTAACTGATTTCGGCACTCTTCAGTCTTCAGTAGCTCTAGAAAAATAAAAGCAGTGTGACAATCGTCCAAACCTTTAGTGTCAACAGCGTGAGTTAAATTATAGAAGCACCAAGTTAATTTTGCAAGACATTCTCATTGAATTTTTAAGCCTAATAAAACGACAACGGGTGTTACTCCAAAGTAGAAAAATTCCTGtctgttgtcagttgttgtccAAAGTGGCTAATGACTGCATCCTGGCCTTGCATTGTGACTGTCAGGCTATTGTGCTTTCTTCAGATCCACATATGTGTAAGATTCGAAAGCGAAAACTCAACCATTTATTTACATATATTCCGTTAACAAGTCATGAAGTCAGAAAAACATCCAGTCAGACAATAAGGAAGCAATAAGGCATATTTTTTCCGAACAGGAATTCCACCTTAAGCTAACGAAATCATAATGCACTAGGAATACGAAAGAACTTACTGACCGTTACGAATCTAATGGGTCTGTAACACCTAAAGCCAGTGTTAAAAGCTCaaacttatgtgcaacggcGCTCTTCGA
Above is a window of Montipora capricornis isolate CH-2021 chromosome 6, ASM3666992v2, whole genome shotgun sequence DNA encoding:
- the LOC138051630 gene encoding nucleotide-binding oligomerization domain-containing protein 2-like, whose protein sequence is MASATPAFPSNSETANYSRLCRLLVDVGSQVLRDTFDRIHPPANLSKVLSNPVVHSSLQALRRKTVLNAPQWDKLYPVSKASVSSKDFDITLLMVLFRNICGLSAPVTGWNSFPAATDLTPEADLVRVKFYRNTVCGHAIQASVDDATFNGWWNDIRETLIRLGGASYGTSIDALKGDCMDPDMEDHYRELLKQCSRDESSIKDRLDEVVEKLDELREGNPRLIPAKLETQLLKTEECRNQLSMHYNTCMRQVRITPWDRDETVDIDEIYTNLSLVTDAKAPSGTTKRDLDDYTQMFKGQGRTVNPKRIIIYGKPGIGKSTFSQKVAVDWANKKEETLQHFDLLLLIKLRDVCGKETVRGIFEASELLATDGPISCDSLYDYVRENQERVLLVLDGYDEYQPRTETRSVVHEIWEGKQLRNCHVVITTRPMEGEELVKFSHLKCEIRGFLSDKQVNDFAMRFLESRKEIEEFNSYLSKEKLWDLAEIPLLLLMLCLIWKDRYRKELPTTKLALHERFVVTLLCHMSLKDPDDVPLHSTDILNDYRNEINAIGKFAFEALLKGSVYVKIKDELHSQNGSVIDKMFRSGLCHFAKLSSVNPGKTLLFLHKSIQEFLAAWYLIHEDHIVAVLRENIDSIGKALKMKEVLKFMCEGSVEGAKAVFGILELSGEKECLTNFNFNKTPSLDKLSSYQVMFCDVNLECLISCSTSFRQEVYPLFLAAVGGVVTISNNSMKKVAAENLLRSAFLPDLVFFEHSNFADFVTIIDNLRALIITCSGLRIRASVFLRMYDVPELKPEHFFVRRTGDQVYLHFGRVCRTFACRYFKLLRDLASPLSEASQMKHAVQELPNGQNTAIASTQNRDNCFSLVSEVAVFATWASEQLTFTRNLLTAVCFPRDVVMEHVQTDDNVVSYINFTENLSSLFLFNLQMSAQDPAFAVASSLGEAPNLHALKITGSLLHTESVRSLGASFCHVPRLSYLTLSEVGMDDQGCASLATSLKHVPRLKALNLSKNHLGKGIIELARQLKNVPSLLHLDLERTDIVEEGAKALAQGIGSHVTSLRTLQVGYNPLGRGVREIVQKVCALSDLKQLDLEGVTMTRSEIDAVTDAQLIDAIVITSYHDYKGNPKPESQWPTLRKCRA